CACCCGCCCATGCTGGCTATTTTTCTCGAAACCCTGACGATCACGGCGCCGGTCTTTGCCATGTTGCTGCTCGGCCTGTTGCTCAAACGGGTGGAATGGATCGACGACAACTTCATTCATACGGCCTCGGCCCTGGTGTTTAACGTCACCATGCCGGCGCTGCTGTTTCTCGGCATTGTCCATGCCGACCTGCATTCATCGTTGAAACCCGGGGTGCTGATCTATTTCTCCTTGGCCACCCTGGCGTGCTTTGGCCTGGCCTGGGGCTGGGCGATCTGGCGTTGCCCCAAGGCCGACCGCGGGATCTATACCCAGGGCGCGTTTCGCGGCAATAACGCGATCATCGGCCTGGCCCTGGCTGCCAGCATGTACGGCGATTACGGAATTTCCCTGGGCGCAGTGCTCGCAGCCCTGGTGATCCTGTTCTACAACACCCTCTCGACCATCGTCCTGGCGGTCTACAGCCCGGTGATCAAGTCCGATCCCTGGAGCATCTTCAAGAGCGTTGTCAGCAACCCGCTGATTGTCAGTGTGCTGGTGGCCGCACCGTTCGCCTACTGGCAGATCGGCATTCCCAACTGGCTGGAAACTTCGGGGCGCTACCTGGCGCAGATGACCCTGCCCCTGGCGCTGATCTGCATTGGCGGCACCTTGTCCCTGGCAGCCTTGCGCAACAGCGGCGAGCTGGCGATGAGTTCCAGTTTGCTGAAGATGGTCAGCCTGCCGGCCCTGGCGACCCTGGGGGCCTGGCTGTGCGGGTTTCGCGGGGCGGAGTTGGGGATCCTGTTCCTGTACTTTGGCAGCCCCACCGCGGCGGCCAGTTTTGTCATGGCCCGGGCGGCCAATGGCAACCACGAACTGGCGGCGGCGATCATCGTCATCACCACGGTGATGGCGGCGGTGACCACCAATATCGGGATTTTCCTGTTGCAGTGGGGTGGGTGGATCTAGGCTTTGCCGCGAGCCGGCTCCTGCACGGCTATTGCGTAGGAGCCGGCAGCAGGTTCACTGCGGTTGCTGATAGGTGTCTATCACTTCCTGGGCCGCGCGAAACGCATCGATGGCCGCCGGCACTCCGGCATACACCGCGCAATGCAGCAGCGCTTCACGAATCTCTTCGACACTGCAGCCGTTGTTCAGTGCGCCGCGCACGTGGCCCTTGAGTTCCTGTGGGCACTTGAGTGCGGTCAGGGTCGCCAGGGTGATCAGGCTGCGGGTCTTGAGCGGCAGGCCCTCACGGTTCCATACACCGCCCCAGGCATGCTCGTTGACGAAGTCCTGCAAGGGCTGGGTGAATTCGGTGGCGTTGCCCAGGGCGCGATCGACGAACGCATCGCCCATGACCTGGCGACGCATCTGCAACCCGCTTTTCTTGTTCTCGCTCATGGTGCTTCCTTCTTGTGTTGGCGGCGCCAGGCTCGCAGCGAACTGAACAGCAGGAACGCCACTAGCGCTGGCAGGACGAAAAACAGCATCAGGTGTTCCAGCTTGCCGGCCAGAGGCATGCCGGTGGTGAAGGACACCACATGCAGCCCGTAAGCCAGGTACAAGCCCAGAAACAGCAGGCCTTCGGCCCGGGTCACGCGGTATCCGGAATAGAACACCGGCAGGCACAGCACGGCCACGCCGAGCATGACCGGCAGGTCGAAGTCCAGGGCATTGGGCGAGACCGAAAGAGGTGTCGGTGCCACCAGGGCGGTGAAGCCCAGCACTCCCAGCAGGTTGAACAGGTTGCTGCCGATGATGTTGCCCACGGCAATCTCGCGCTGGCCGCGCAGGGCCGCCAGCAGCGAAGTGGCGAGTTGGGGCAGGGAGGTGCTGACGGCGATCACGGTCAGGCCCATGACCCGCTCGGAAAGCCCCAGGTCGTCGGCCACGGAGACGGCGGCGCCCAGTAGCAAGTGCCCGGCGAAGACCAGCAGGCCGAGGCCGAGCAGGACCATCAGCAGGCTGCTGATGCGCGGTGCCCAACTGCGCTGGCCGGCTGGTGCGGGTGAGTGGGGGCGGTGCGAATGGCGGGACTGGCGCAACAGCAGGCCCAGGTACAGCACCAGGGCTGCCAGCAGGATCAGGCCGTCGCTGGGGCTGAGTTGTTCGTTGTAGGCCAGCACGAACACCAGCAGGCTGGCGCCGATCATCAGCGGGATGTCCAGGCGCACCAGTTGCCGCGAGACCCGCAGCGGGATGATCAGCGCGGACAGGCCGAGGGTCACCAGGATGTTGAAAATGCTGCTGCCGATCACGCTGCCCACGGCAATGTCGGTGTTGTCGGCCAGGGTCGCCTGCAGGCTGATGGCCATTTGTGGCGCGCTGCTGCTGAAGGCGACGATGCTCAGGCCAATGATCAGTGGACGCATGTGCAGGCGTGCAGCCAGGCGGATGGCCGCGCGCACCAGCAGTTCGGCGCCGGCGATCAGCATCACCAGGCCGCTGATGAGCTGGATCAGGCTGAGCAGGGGCAGTTCGGCAAAAGCGGTAATGGCGTGGGCTCCCGGGGTCAGTCGCTGAGGGCTTGGACGCGGACTTTGGCAGTTCCGCTGCGCAGCATGTGCAGTTGTTGGGCGGCGGCGCGGGACAGGTCGATCAGGCGGCCTCGGGTGTGCGGGCCTCGGTCGTTGATACGTACCACGACGCTCTTGTCGTTGCCCAGGTTGGTGACCTGTACCCGGGTGCCGAATGGCAGTTCGCGGTGGGCGGCGGTCAGGCCGTTCTGGTCGAAGGGCTCGCCACTGGCAGTGCGATTGCCGTGGTGCCGAGCGCCGTAATAGGAGGCGGTGCCGGTTGCGTCATAACCCCGGGGGTCGATGACGTGGCTGGTGGCGCAGCCAGTGAGCAGAGCGAGCAGGGCGCTAGTGGCAACCAGACGCTTCATTCGGGAGCTCCGATGGTTGATGTGGCGAGGGAGCGTACTCCCGCTGGTCTGTCTGGCAGACCGCAAGCCGACGGCGATGTTCCTTGCTGGAGCGGCGCCGGCCGGTTTGCAGTCGCTGTCGGACCGAGCGGGAGCACGCTCCCTCGTCACGCGCAAGCGGCCGGGGCCGCTTGCGGTTAAACCCCGATCAGCCCTCGAGCTTGCTCTTGAGCAGCTCGTTGACCTGTTGCGGGTTGGCCTTGCCTTTGGATGCTTTCATCGCCTGGCCGACGAAGAAGCCGAACATCTTGCCGCGCTTGGCCTCATCGGCGGCACGGTACTGTTCGACCTGTTCGGCGTTGGCTGCGAGCATCTCATCGAGCACCGCAGAGATCGCGCCGCTGTCGGTGACTTGCTTGAGGCCACGCTTGTCGATGATCTCGTCGGCATTGCCTTCGCCATTGGCCATGGCTTCGAACACGGTCTTGGCGATCTTGCCGGAGATGGTGTTGTCCTTGATCCGCAACAGCATGCCGCCCAGTTGTTCGGCCGAGACCGGGGCTTCGTCGATTTCCAGGCCCTGCTTGTTCAGCAGGCTGCCCAACTCGACCATGACCCAGTTGGCGGCGAGCTTGGCGTCACCGGCGATGCTGGTGACCTTCTCGAAGTAGTCCGCCTGCTCACGGCTGGTGGCCAGTACGCTGGCGTCGTAGACCGACAGGCCGAACTGCTCCTGGAAGCGTTCGCGTTTCTGTGGTGGCAGTTCCGGCAGGGTGGCGCGTACCTGGTCGAGGAAGGAATCCTCGATGACCACGGGCAGCAGGTCCGGATCGGGGAAGTAACGGTAGTCGTTGGCTTCTTCCTTGCTGCGCATCGGACGGGTCTCGTCCTTGTTCGGGTCGTACAGGCGGGTCTGCTGGATCACTTTACCGCCGTCTTCGATCAGCTCAATCTGGCGACGGATCTCGCTGTTGATCGCCTTCTCGATGAAGCGGAACGAGTTGACGTTCTTGATCTCGCAGCGGGTGCCGAACTCGACCTGGCCCTTGGGGCGGATCGAGACGTTGCAGTCGCAACGCAGGGAGCCCTCGGCCATGTTGCCGTCGCAGATGCCCAGGTAGCGCACCAGGGCGTGGATCGACTTGACGTAGGCCACGGCTTCCTTGGCGCTGCGCATGTCAGGCTCGGAAACGATTTCCAGCAGCGGCGTGCCGGCACGGTTCAGGTCGATGCCGGTGGCGCCGTTGAACTCTTCGTGCAGGCTCTTGCCGGCGTCTTCTTCCAGGTGCGCGCGGGTGATCCCGACGCGTTTCATGGTGCCGTCTTCCAGGGGGATGTCCAGGTGGCCCTTGCCGACGATCGGCAACTCCATCTGGCTGATCTGGTAGCCCTTGGGCAGGTCCGGGTAGAAGTAGTTCTTGCGGGCAAACACGTTGTGCTGGCCGATCTCGGCGTCAACCGCGAGGCCGAACATCACCGCCATGCGCACCGCTTCCTGGTTCAGCACTGGCAGCACGCCGGGCATGCCCAGGTCGATCAGGCTGGCCTGGGTGTTGGGCTCGGCACCGAAGGCGGTGGAGCTACCGGAGAAAATCTTCGATTGAGTGGTGAGCTGGGTATGAATCTCCAGCCCGATCACGACTTCCCATTGCATGTGTGTCTCCTCAGAAGCCGGTTGGGGTGCGGGTGTGCCAGTCAGTGTTCAACTGATACTGGTGCGCAACGTTGAGCAAGCGGCCTTCCTGGAAATACGGAGCGAGCAGTTGCACGCCGACCGGCAAGCCGTCGACGAAGCCGGCCGGCATCGACAGGCCCGGCAGGCCCGCGAGGTTGGCGGTGATGGTATAGACGTCTTCCAGGTATGCAGCGACCGGGTCGCTGCTCTTGGCGCCGAGCTTCCAGGCCGGGTTGGGCGTGGTCGGGCCGAGGATGATGTCGACTTCGTTGAACGCGGTCATGAAGTCGTTCTTCACCAGGCGGCGGATTTTCTGCGCCTTGAGGTAGTAGGCATCGTAGTAGCCGGCGGACAGTGCGTAGGCACCGACCATGATCCGGCGCTGCACTTCGCTGCCGAAGCCTTCGCCGCGGGAGCGCTTGTACAGGTCTTCCAGGTTTTCCGGGTTCTCGCAACGGTAGCCGAAGCGCACGCCGTCGAACCGCGACAGGTTGGAAGAGGCTTCCGCCGGGGCGATCACGTAGTACGCGGGGATGGCGTGCTGCATGTTCGGCAGGCTGATTTCCTTGATCACCGCACCGAGCTTTTCCAGCTCCTTGATGCTGTTGTGGATCAGCTCGGCGATGCGCGGGTCCAGGCCGGCGCTGAAGTATTCCTTCGGCACGCCGATGCGCAGGCCCTGCAGCGAGCCGTTGAGGCCGGCGCTGTAGTCCGGCACCGGTTCATCGATGCTGGTGGAGTCGTTCGGGTCGAAGCCGGCCATGCCTTGCAGCAGGATCGCGCAGTCTTCGGCGGTGCGCGCCAGTGGGCCGCCCTGATCGAGGCTGGAAGCGTAGGCGATCATGCCCCAACGGGAAACGCGACCGTAGGTCGGCTTCAGGCCGGTGAGGTTGGTGAAGGCGGCGGGCTGGCGGATCGAGCCGCCGGTGTCGGTGGCCGTGGCGGCTGGCAGCAGGCGCGCAGCGACCGCCGCAGCGGAACCACCGGACGAACCGCCGGGCACGTGTTCCAGGTTCCACGGGTTTTTCACCGCGCCGTACCAGCTCGACTCGTTGGCCGAGCCCATGGCGAATTCGTCCATGTTGGTCTTGCCCAGGGTCACGGCCCCGGCAGCGGCCAGCTTAGCGACCACGGTGGCGTCGTAGGGCGCCTTGAAGTTGTCGAGCATCTTCGAGCCGCAGCTGGTGCGGATGCCCTGGGTGCAGAACAGATCCTTGTGGGCGATCGGCGCGCCCAGCAGGGCACCGCTCTCACCATTGGCGCGACGCTCGTCGGCGGCCTTGGCCTGGGACAGTGCCAGGTCCTGGGTGAGGCTGATGAAGCTGTTGATCTGCGGATCCAGCTGGGCGATGCGCGCCAGCAGGGTCTGGGTCAGTTCTACAGAGGAGAATTTCTTGTCGGCGAGGCCGCGGGCGATCTCGGCCAGAGTCATGTGATGCATTGCAGGCTCTTTCCCTTTAGTCTAGTCGATGACTTTCGGAACCAGGTACAGGCCGCTTTCGACCGCTGGTGCGATGGACTGATAGGCCTCGCGATGATTGGACTCGGTCACAACGTCTGCGCGCAGGCGCTGGCTGGCTTCCAGGGGGTGGGCCAGGGGCTCGATACCGTCGGTATCGACTGCCTGCATTTCATCCACCAGCCCGAGAATGCTGTTCAGGGCGGAGGTGATGTGTGGAAGATCGCCTTCATTGAGCTTGATGCTGGCCAAATGAGCGATTTTTTCCACGTCGGAGCGTTCAAGCGCCATGGGATTCTCCAGTGGAAAACAAAAACGGATTTCGTCCGCGTGTTAGATTGTCGGAACACTACCGCATTTCTACGGTCTTATGGCCGCGATTGTGGGGGTTGGTGCACAGAAAAGCGGCCAATTTAACATATTGGCGCCTTGCCCAAAATCCCTGTCGTTGTTAGAGTTTGCCGCACTTTTTTACCCACGCGTTGCCTAGGGTCCCTTTCCCATGTTCAAGAAACTGCGTGGCATGTTTTCCAGCGATCTTTCCATTGACCTGGGCACTGCCAACACCCTTATTTACGTGCGCGAGCGCGGTATTGTCCTGAATGAACCATCGGTTGTGGCCATTCGGACCCACGGTAATCAGAAAAGTGTTGTCGCGGTTGGTACTGAGGCCAAGCGCATGCTCGGTCGTACCCCGGGCAACATCGCAGCCATTCGTCCGATGAAAGACGGCGTGATCGCCGACTTCAGCGTTTGCGAAAAGATGCTGCAGTACTTCATCAACAAGGTTCACGAAAACAGCTTTCTGCAGCCCAGCCCACGTGTGCTGATCTGCGTTCCATGCAAGTCCACCCAGGTTGAGCGTCGCGCCATCCGTGAATCGGCCCTTGGCGCCGGTGCCCGTGAAGTGTTCCTGATCGAAGAGCCGATGGCCGCTGCGATCGGTGCCGGCCTGCCGGTTGAAGAGGCCCGCGGTTCGATGGTCGTGGACATCGGTGGTGGTACCACTGAAATCGCCCTGATCTCCCTGAACGGTGTGGTCTACGCCGAATCCGTACGGGTTGGCGGCGACCGTTTCGACGAAGCGATCATCACCTACGTGCGTCGCAACTACGGCAGCCTGATCGGTGAATCCACCGCCGAGCGCATCAAGCAGGAAATCGGCACCGCCTACCCGGGCGGCGAAGTGCGTGAAGTCGACGTCCGCGGCCGTAACCTGGCCGAAGGCGTGCCACGTGCCTTCACCTTGAACTCCAATGAAGTGCTGGAGGCTCTGCAAGAGTCTCTGGCAACCATCGTTCAGGCGGTGAAAAGCGCCCTGGAGCAATCGCCTCCGGAACTGGCCTCGGACATCGCCGAGCGCGGCCTGGTGCTGACCGGTGGTGGCGCGCTGCTGCGTGATCTGGACAAGCTGCTGGCCCAGGAAACCGGCCTGCCGGTGATCGTTGCCGAAGACCCGCTGACCTGTGTCGCTCGCGGCGGTGGCCGTGCATTGGAAATGATGGACAAACACACCATGGACCTGCTCTCCAGCGAATAACTTCGCCGGTTGCATCTATGCTGTTGCGCTCACAGGCAGCACTTTGCAGTGCTGCCTGTGGCGTTTATCTTCTGTCAATCTGCATCCAGGCCGGTTTGATGCCGTATGAATAAACACAACATTTGCCTGGGAGGAGCGGCCTATTAAACCGCTTTTCGCCAAAGGCCCCTCATTAGGCGTGCGCCTCCTGGTGCTGGTCGTTCTCTCGGTCGCACTGATGGTGGTCGATGCCCGCTTCACACTGCTCAAGCCAGTGCGTAGCCAAATGTCGCTGGTGTTGATGCAGTCCTACTGGATCACCGACCTGCCGCAGCGGCTATGGCAAGGCGTGGCCAGTCAGTTCGGCAGCCGTACCGAGCTGGTCGCTGAAAACGAAAAACTCAAGACCGAAAACCTGCTGCTGCAGGGGCGCATGCAAAAGCTCGCGGCCCTCACCGAGCAGAACGTGCGCCTGCGCGAGTTGCTCAATTCCTCGGCGCTGGTCAACGAGAAGGTTGAAGTGGCCGAGTTGATCGGCATGGACCCGAACCCCTTTACCCACCGCATCATCATCAACAAGGGTGAGCGCGATGGCGTGTTCCTCGGCCAGCCGGTGCTCGATGCCCGTGGCCTGATGGGCCAGGTGGTGGAGTTGATGCCCTACACCTCCCGCGTACTGCTGCTCACTGACACCACCCACAGCATTCCGGTGCAGGTCAACCGCAACGGCCTGCGCGCCATCGCCAGCGGCACCGGCAATCCGGAGCGCCTGGAGTTGCGCCATGTGGCCGACACCGCGGATATAAAGGAAGGCGATCTGTTGGTCAGCTCCGGTCTGGGCCAGCGTTTCCCCGCCGGCTACCCGGTGGCCACGGTCAAGGAAGTGATCCACGACTCCGGCCAGCCGTTCGCCATTGTGCGGGCGGTACCCACCGCTGCGCTGAATCGCAGCCGCTACCTGCTGCTGGTATTCAGCGATCCGCGTACCGCCGAAGAGCGTGCCAACGATGCCGCCCAGGCCCAGGAAGCCCAGGACCAGCAGGGCGCCAGCGCCGCGCCAGTGGTCCCGGCCACCGTGCCCAAGCCGGCCGCGGCGGCAAACGCCGGGGCTGCTCCCGCCACTGCGACTCCTGCTGCGCCGGCGACCCCGGCCAAACCCGCGGCTCACGCTCCGGCCAAGCCGGTCCATAAACCTGTGGTGAAACCGGCCGCTGCCAAACCACCGGCAGCAGCACCGGCCACCACCGGAGGAAGAGAATAATGGCGGGTAGCACCTATTCGCGAAATGGCTGGATCGTCTGGTTGACCTTCCTTATCGGGCTGCTGCTGAGCGTCTCGCCCTTGCCGCAGTTCATGGAGATCCTGCGTCCGCTGTGGCTGGCGCTGTTGCTGGCGTTCTGGGCCTTGGCCCTGCCGCACAAGGTCGGCATGGTCACTGCCTGGTGCCTGGGGCTGGCAGAGGATGTGCTCTACGGCACCCTGCTGGGGCAGAATGCCCTGATCCTGACGCTGATCACCTTCCTTGTACTGTCTCTGCAACAGCGCCTGCGGATGTTCCCGATGTGGCAGCAGAGCCTGGTGATCCTGGTGATCTTCGGCCTGGCGCAGTTGGTGCAACTCTGGCTCAGCGCCCTGACCGGCAACCGCCAGCCGACCCTGGCCCTGGTGCTGCCGGCCCTGGTCAGTGCCTTATTGTGGCCCTGGGTCAGCTTCGGCCTGCGCGGCTTGCGTCGACGTTTCAAAATCAATTAATTCGGTCAGGCATTGGCCCGCACCTCGACAGGGAGATGTCTTGATGAATCCGCTTTACCTCGCTTCCGGTTCGCCTCGTCGGCGTGAGTTGCTGACGCAGATCGGCGTGCCGTTCACCGCCATCAGTGCGGACATCGATGAAACCCCGCTAGCCGATGAGTCACCTGCCGCCTACGTCGAGCGCCTGGCCCGAGGCAAGGCTGCGGCGGGGCGCGGGCTGATCACCAGCAGTGAATCCCAGGCCCCGGCCTGTGTGCTGGGGGCCGACACCGCGGTAGTGCTCGATGGGCGGATTCTCGGCAAACCGCTGGATCAGGCTGATGCGTTGCAGATGCTCATGGCGCTTTCGGGGCGTGAGCATGAAGTGTTCACCGCCATTGCCCTGCTTGACGGTGAACGCTGCGAGTCGCGAGTGGTGCGCAGCCTGGTACGTTTTCGCCCGATCTCGCCTGCAGAGGCCGCGCTCTACTGGGCCAGCGGCGAGCCCTGCGACAAAGCCGGTGGCTATGCTATCCAGGGACTGGCAGCGGTGTTTGTCGCCGGCCTCAATGGCAGTTATTCCGCGGTGGTCGGCTTGCCGGTGTGCGAAACCGCAGAACTGCTCGGGCATTTCGGCATACCCTGTTGGCAAAACCTTCCAGTGCGCTAAAGCGCCGTACCCGATTGCTGCGGCCCTCTATGAACACGCCTGAACGAGACACTGCCATGAGTGAAGAGATTCTGATCAACATCACGCCGATGGAATCACGCGTGGCGGTGGTCGAAAACGGAGTGCTGCAAGAGGTTCACGTCGAGCGCACCCAGCGCCGGGGGATCGTCGGCAACATCTACAAGGGCAAGGTGGTGCGGGTCTTGCCGGGCATGCAGGCGGCCTTCGTCGACATCGGCCTGGACCGGGCGGCGTTTATCCACGCCTCGGAAATTTCCACCCGCGAAGGCACTGCGGTAGAGAGCATCAGCGCTCTGGTGCACGAAGGGCAGAGCCTGGTGGTGCAAGTCACCAAGGACCCCATCGGTTCCAAGGGCGCGCGCCTGACCACTCAGTTGTCGATCCCTTCCCGCTATCTGGTGTACATGCCGCGTACCGCCCATGTCGGTATCTCGCTGAAGATCGAGGACGAAGCCGAGCGTGAGCGCCTGAAGCAGGTCGTCAGTGATTGCGTGGCCCAGGAAGGCATCAAGGAGGCCGGTGGTTTTATCCTGCGCACCGCCGCCGAAGGCGCCGGGGCCGATGAGATCATGATGGACATCCGTTACCTGCGCCGGCTCTGGGACCAGATCGGCGCGCAGATCAAGACCATCGGCGCGCCCAATGTGATCTACGAGGACCTGGGCCTGGCTCTGCGCACCCTGCGCGACCTGGTGAGCCCGAAGATCGAGAAGATCCGCATCGACTCCCGGGAAACCTTCCAGAAGACCACGGTGTTCGTGGCCGAACTGATGCCGGAAATCGCCGACCGCCTGGAGCACTACCCCGGCGAGCGGCCGATCTTCGATCTGTACGGCGTCGAGGACGAAATCCAGAAAGCCCTGGAGCGCAAGGTGCCGCTCAAGTCCGGAGGCTACCTGGTGGTAGACCCGGCGGAAGCCATGACCACCATCGACGTCAACACCGGGGCCTTCGTCGGTCATCGCAACCTTGAGGAAACCATCTTCAAGACCAACCTCGAGGCGGCCACCGCCATTGCCCGGCAACTGCGCCTGCGCAACCTGGGCGGGATCATCATCATCGACTTCATCGACATGGAAGATGAAGAGCACCAGCGCCAGGTATTGCGCACCCTGGAAAAGCAGCTGGAGCGTGACCACGCCAAGACCAACATCATCGGCATCACCGAGCTGGGCCTGGTGCAGATGACTCGCAAGCGTACCCGCGAGAGCCTGGAGCAGGTGCTGTGCGAGCCTTGCAGCAGTTGCCAGGGGCGGGGCAAGTTGAAAACCCCGGAAACCGTCTGTTACGAAATATTCCGAGAAATCCTCCGCGAGGCCCGGGCTTATCAGGCAGAAGGGTATCGGGTGCTGGCCAATCAGAAGGTGGTCGACCGGCTGCTGGACGAAGAGTCGGGCAACGTGGCGGAGCTGGAGGGTTTTATCGGCCGGACCATCAGGTTCCAGGTCGAAACCATGTATTCCCAGGAACAATACGACGTGGTGCTGCTCTGATTCCGCGTGTTCTACATCCGTGGAAATGGCTGGCTTCAGCTTTTTGCATGACTTTTACCCTGGGAGCCAACTGAAATGGAGCGGCTGATGCGCCTGTTCACCACGCTGATTCGCTGGGGGCTTGGCTTCTGTGCGCTGGCGCTGGTGGCGACTGCCTTGTATGTCAGTCTGGGCCGGGAACTGACCCCGCTGGTGGCCGAATACCAGCCCGAGGTCGAGGCCAAGGTGCAGCAGGCCGTGGGCTTGCCGGTGCATATCGGTAGCCTGGAGGGGCGCTGGAGCGGCTTGTCGCCGATCCTGCTGGCCCACGACGTGCAGGTGGGCGAGGGCGCCAATGCGCTGCGCCTGGATCAGGTGAGCGTGGCGCCGGATATGCTCGGCAGCCTGCTGGCCCGTGACCTGCGGATCGGCCGCCTGGAGCTCAGCGGCCTGAGCCTGAGCCTGAAAGAGGGCGCGGACGGCCAGTGGCAGCTTGAAGGCCTGCCGGTGCAACAGGACCAGCCGATGGACCCCCAGCAGTTGCTGGGCCGCCTGCAACAGGTTGCCGAGCTGTCGCTGCTGGACAGCCAGGTCACCTTGCAGCCTCTGGACCACCAGCCCGTGGCCCTGACCTACGTCGGGCTCAATCTGCGCAGCGGTACCAGCCGCCAGCGCCTGGACCTGCGCCTGACGCTGCCGGACGGCCAGCCCCTGGCAATGAACCTGCGGACCAGGATGCGGGCCGAGGCCTGGCGCGATGCCCGGGCCGACTTGTACCTGAGCCTGCCGCAAAGCGACTGGTCGCGTTGGGTGCCGGCCCGGCTGACCCGGGAGTGGAAACTCTCCGAGCTCAAAGCGGGTGGCGAGCTGTGGCTGAAGTGGGCCAAGGGTGGGGTGCAAAACGCCACGCTGCGCTTGAATGCCCCGCAATTCACCGGGGCCTATGCCGAGCGCACGCCGGTGTCCCTGAGCAACCTGGCGTTGAATGCCTACTTCCAGCGTGACGAGCAGGGCCTGCAGGTGCAGCTTGACTCCCTGGCGCTGAACCTCGGCGAGACCCGCTGGGAATCCCGTGTGCAGGTGCAGCAGCGCAACGCGACCGAGCAGCAGGAAGAACTCTGGCATGTGCAGGCCGACCGCCTGGACCTGAAGCCGATCACCCCGATCCTCGATGCCCTGGCCCCCTTGCCGGAAGGCCTGGCCACGGCCATCGACCGACTGAAAGTCACTGGCGGCCTGCGCAACGTGCTGCTCGACTATCGTCCCCAGAACAGTGGCGACCAGCGCCTGAGCTTCGCTGCCAACCTCGACCGGGTTGGCTTCGATGCCTATCACGGTGCTCCGGCAGCACGAAATGTCAGCGGTAGCATCAGCGGCGACTTGGGCAAGGGCGAGCTGCGCATGGACAGCAAGGATTTCTCCCTGCACCTGTACCCGATTTTCGCCAAGCCCTGGCAGTACATCCAGGCCAACGCCACCCTGACCTGGAAGCTCGACAAGGAAGGCTTCACCCTGATTGCCCCCTACCTGAAGGTGCTGGGCGAAGAGGGCAAGATCGCCGGCGACTTCCTGATCCGCCTGCATTTCGACCACAGCCAGGAAGACTACATGGACCTGCGAGTCGGCCTGGTGGACGGCGATGGGCGCTACACCGCCAAGTACCTGCCCCAGGTGCTCAACGCCGGTGTGGATGAATGGCTGCGCACGGCGATCCTCAAGGGCGCGGTGGACCAGGGCTTCTTCCAGTACCAGGGTTCGCTGAACCATGACGC
The DNA window shown above is from Pseudomonas protegens CHA0 and carries:
- a CDS encoding AEC family transporter; the protein is MLAIFLETLTITAPVFAMLLLGLLLKRVEWIDDNFIHTASALVFNVTMPALLFLGIVHADLHSSLKPGVLIYFSLATLACFGLAWGWAIWRCPKADRGIYTQGAFRGNNAIIGLALAASMYGDYGISLGAVLAALVILFYNTLSTIVLAVYSPVIKSDPWSIFKSVVSNPLIVSVLVAAPFAYWQIGIPNWLETSGRYLAQMTLPLALICIGGTLSLAALRNSGELAMSSSLLKMVSLPALATLGAWLCGFRGAELGILFLYFGSPTAAASFVMARAANGNHELAAAIIVITTVMAAVTTNIGIFLLQWGGWI
- the gatA gene encoding Asp-tRNA(Asn)/Glu-tRNA(Gln) amidotransferase subunit GatA, with translation MHHMTLAEIARGLADKKFSSVELTQTLLARIAQLDPQINSFISLTQDLALSQAKAADERRANGESGALLGAPIAHKDLFCTQGIRTSCGSKMLDNFKAPYDATVVAKLAAAGAVTLGKTNMDEFAMGSANESSWYGAVKNPWNLEHVPGGSSGGSAAAVAARLLPAATATDTGGSIRQPAAFTNLTGLKPTYGRVSRWGMIAYASSLDQGGPLARTAEDCAILLQGMAGFDPNDSTSIDEPVPDYSAGLNGSLQGLRIGVPKEYFSAGLDPRIAELIHNSIKELEKLGAVIKEISLPNMQHAIPAYYVIAPAEASSNLSRFDGVRFGYRCENPENLEDLYKRSRGEGFGSEVQRRIMVGAYALSAGYYDAYYLKAQKIRRLVKNDFMTAFNEVDIILGPTTPNPAWKLGAKSSDPVAAYLEDVYTITANLAGLPGLSMPAGFVDGLPVGVQLLAPYFQEGRLLNVAHQYQLNTDWHTRTPTGF
- the gatB gene encoding Asp-tRNA(Asn)/Glu-tRNA(Gln) amidotransferase subunit GatB, with the protein product MQWEVVIGLEIHTQLTTQSKIFSGSSTAFGAEPNTQASLIDLGMPGVLPVLNQEAVRMAVMFGLAVDAEIGQHNVFARKNYFYPDLPKGYQISQMELPIVGKGHLDIPLEDGTMKRVGITRAHLEEDAGKSLHEEFNGATGIDLNRAGTPLLEIVSEPDMRSAKEAVAYVKSIHALVRYLGICDGNMAEGSLRCDCNVSIRPKGQVEFGTRCEIKNVNSFRFIEKAINSEIRRQIELIEDGGKVIQQTRLYDPNKDETRPMRSKEEANDYRYFPDPDLLPVVIEDSFLDQVRATLPELPPQKRERFQEQFGLSVYDASVLATSREQADYFEKVTSIAGDAKLAANWVMVELGSLLNKQGLEIDEAPVSAEQLGGMLLRIKDNTISGKIAKTVFEAMANGEGNADEIIDKRGLKQVTDSGAISAVLDEMLAANAEQVEQYRAADEAKRGKMFGFFVGQAMKASKGKANPQQVNELLKSKLEG
- the gatC gene encoding Asp-tRNA(Asn)/Glu-tRNA(Gln) amidotransferase subunit GatC; amino-acid sequence: MALERSDVEKIAHLASIKLNEGDLPHITSALNSILGLVDEMQAVDTDGIEPLAHPLEASQRLRADVVTESNHREAYQSIAPAVESGLYLVPKVID
- a CDS encoding carboxymuconolactone decarboxylase family protein, with amino-acid sequence MSENKKSGLQMRRQVMGDAFVDRALGNATEFTQPLQDFVNEHAWGGVWNREGLPLKTRSLITLATLTALKCPQELKGHVRGALNNGCSVEEIREALLHCAVYAGVPAAIDAFRAAQEVIDTYQQPQ
- a CDS encoding calcium/sodium antiporter, translated to MIQLISGLVMLIAGAELLVRAAIRLAARLHMRPLIIGLSIVAFSSSAPQMAISLQATLADNTDIAVGSVIGSSIFNILVTLGLSALIIPLRVSRQLVRLDIPLMIGASLLVFVLAYNEQLSPSDGLILLAALVLYLGLLLRQSRHSHRPHSPAPAGQRSWAPRISSLLMVLLGLGLLVFAGHLLLGAAVSVADDLGLSERVMGLTVIAVSTSLPQLATSLLAALRGQREIAVGNIIGSNLFNLLGVLGFTALVAPTPLSVSPNALDFDLPVMLGVAVLCLPVFYSGYRVTRAEGLLFLGLYLAYGLHVVSFTTGMPLAGKLEHLMLFFVLPALVAFLLFSSLRAWRRQHKKEAP
- a CDS encoding septal ring lytic transglycosylase RlpA family protein, producing the protein MKRLVATSALLALLTGCATSHVIDPRGYDATGTASYYGARHHGNRTASGEPFDQNGLTAAHRELPFGTRVQVTNLGNDKSVVVRINDRGPHTRGRLIDLSRAAAQQLHMLRSGTAKVRVQALSD
- the mreB gene encoding rod shape-determining protein MreB, which codes for MFKKLRGMFSSDLSIDLGTANTLIYVRERGIVLNEPSVVAIRTHGNQKSVVAVGTEAKRMLGRTPGNIAAIRPMKDGVIADFSVCEKMLQYFINKVHENSFLQPSPRVLICVPCKSTQVERRAIRESALGAGAREVFLIEEPMAAAIGAGLPVEEARGSMVVDIGGGTTEIALISLNGVVYAESVRVGGDRFDEAIITYVRRNYGSLIGESTAERIKQEIGTAYPGGEVREVDVRGRNLAEGVPRAFTLNSNEVLEALQESLATIVQAVKSALEQSPPELASDIAERGLVLTGGGALLRDLDKLLAQETGLPVIVAEDPLTCVARGGGRALEMMDKHTMDLLSSE